One window from the genome of Faecalibacterium sp. HTF-F encodes:
- the aroD gene encoding type I 3-dehydroquinate dehydratase: MSCVNIRGCCIGEGRPKVIIPIIEPTEAAILEKAAEFSTLRADCVEWRIDCFEGAKDFPSIVHCAAKLRVVLKDKLLLFTFRTKAEGGKVALAHEEYLHFIRTVLATDCADLIDIEFFTAGAELPALIEEAHTAGAAVVCSSHDFHKTPPRTELVSRMLQMQRAGADLPKLAVMPQSRTDVLELLAATAEMADRHPETPVITMSMGALGAVSRLAGETFGSAMTFANPGQASAPGQVSLEVVNEVLDALHL; the protein is encoded by the coding sequence ATGTCCTGTGTCAACATCCGCGGCTGCTGCATCGGTGAGGGCCGCCCCAAAGTTATTATTCCTATTATAGAGCCCACGGAAGCCGCCATTCTGGAAAAGGCCGCCGAGTTTTCCACATTGCGCGCCGATTGTGTGGAATGGCGCATCGATTGCTTTGAAGGTGCAAAAGACTTTCCGTCCATCGTGCACTGCGCTGCAAAGCTTCGCGTTGTCTTGAAGGACAAACTGCTTCTTTTCACTTTCCGCACAAAGGCCGAGGGCGGCAAAGTCGCTCTGGCTCACGAAGAGTATCTTCATTTTATCCGCACCGTTCTTGCCACCGACTGCGCCGATCTGATCGACATTGAATTTTTCACTGCGGGCGCAGAGCTTCCTGCGCTGATCGAAGAAGCCCACACCGCCGGGGCTGCAGTGGTGTGTTCCAGCCACGACTTCCATAAAACACCTCCTCGCACGGAGCTTGTCTCCCGCATGCTGCAGATGCAGCGGGCCGGTGCCGACCTGCCCAAACTGGCTGTGATGCCCCAGAGCCGCACCGACGTGCTGGAGCTTCTGGCTGCCACCGCTGAAATGGCCGACCGGCATCCGGAAACACCGGTCATCACCATGAGCATGGGAGCGCTGGGCGCGGTGAGCCGTCTGGCTGGGGAGACTTTCGGCTCTGCCATGACCTTTGCCAACCCCGGGCAGGCCAGTGCCCCGGGGCAGGTTTCGCTGGAGGTCGTAAACGAAGTATTGGATGCACTGCATTTATAA
- a CDS encoding histidine kinase dimerization/phospho-acceptor domain-containing protein, with product MEKRRLISLRSVLLQYLVRTALACLLVAVGWLLVLLLWIQNSGLFLPANQAAQACQKAAQDVLPGMTVATFDETQLDSLCRYALFAAPDSSEVLATNMDAGHLQRAMENRQGKTHWHFGYTQYYMTSKLQDGTVCLLQFDYAVPYADPALRGVLPDMQTVHCILGILLLVGAVVWSTRRTGRFLTRETEKLTAAAQAVARKDLDSAVFSGAKVREYESALQALQTMGDELTGSLQKQWDMEQRQREQIIQLSHKLKTPLTIIEGNAELLAEDDLTEEQRAQVEAILQGAEQTRTYLGKIRAEVQTPLKYRQRK from the coding sequence ATGGAAAAGCGAAGACTGATTTCTCTGCGTAGCGTGCTGCTGCAATATCTGGTGCGCACGGCGCTGGCCTGCCTGCTGGTCGCGGTGGGGTGGCTGCTGGTGCTACTGTTGTGGATCCAGAACAGCGGGCTGTTTCTGCCCGCGAATCAGGCCGCGCAGGCCTGCCAGAAGGCCGCACAGGACGTTTTGCCGGGTATGACTGTCGCCACCTTTGATGAGACCCAGCTGGACTCCTTGTGCCGGTACGCCCTGTTTGCCGCGCCGGACAGCAGCGAGGTGCTGGCCACCAACATGGATGCCGGGCACTTGCAGCGGGCAATGGAGAACCGGCAGGGGAAAACCCACTGGCATTTTGGCTATACACAGTATTATATGACGTCGAAATTGCAGGACGGAACGGTTTGCCTGCTGCAATTTGACTATGCCGTGCCCTACGCCGACCCTGCGCTGCGGGGCGTGCTGCCGGATATGCAGACCGTGCACTGCATTCTGGGCATTCTGCTGTTGGTAGGCGCGGTGGTGTGGAGCACCCGCAGGACCGGGCGCTTCCTGACCCGGGAGACCGAAAAGCTGACCGCCGCCGCGCAGGCGGTGGCGCGGAAGGATCTGGACAGCGCCGTGTTTTCCGGTGCGAAGGTGCGGGAGTATGAGAGCGCTTTGCAGGCATTGCAGACCATGGGCGATGAATTGACCGGCAGCCTGCAGAAGCAGTGGGACATGGAGCAGCGGCAGCGGGAGCAGATCATTCAGCTGTCCCACAAGCTGAAAACGCCGCTGACCATCATCGAGGGCAACGCGGAGCTACTGGCGGAGGATGACCTGACTGAGGAACAGCGGGCGCAGGTGGAAGCGATTCTGCAGGGTGCAGAGCAGACCCGCACCTATCTGGGAAAGATCCGTGCCGAGGTGCAGACCCCTTTGAAGTATCGACAGAGAAAATGA
- a CDS encoding TraX family protein produces MEKLTKKGLDGTQLKTIALVLMVLDHIHYFFEFTGCIPTVFSMLGRLSAPLFLFCTVEGFAHTHDRRRYFIRIWAIGAAMAALEFFMIYAKAFRRGDGFYPQNAIFQDLVLLCIVWQGIDWLREKKFTKGIGAIAAVLCWPYVVVVFLLLFPGVQEMPIASTIVAFVITSPLPMWTTITDGGWSFLLGGVLLYALRGHRRVQLTAWAVLIFLCDFVPTFGMLCRQADFVWTQMFTDYYEWFGVAAVLLMLLYNGQRGSGHKRLFYWFYPAHVYLLYGASCLVYNVLR; encoded by the coding sequence ATGGAAAAATTGACGAAAAAAGGGCTGGACGGTACCCAGCTCAAGACCATTGCACTGGTGCTGATGGTACTGGATCACATTCATTATTTCTTCGAGTTCACCGGCTGCATCCCGACGGTGTTCAGTATGCTGGGGCGGCTCAGTGCGCCGCTGTTTCTGTTCTGCACGGTAGAGGGCTTTGCCCATACCCATGACCGCAGGCGGTATTTTATCCGCATCTGGGCTATCGGCGCAGCCATGGCGGCGCTGGAATTTTTTATGATTTACGCCAAGGCCTTCCGGCGCGGGGATGGCTTCTACCCGCAGAATGCTATTTTTCAGGATCTTGTGCTGCTGTGCATCGTCTGGCAGGGCATTGACTGGCTGCGGGAGAAAAAATTCACAAAGGGCATTGGCGCCATTGCCGCCGTTTTGTGCTGGCCGTATGTGGTGGTAGTATTTCTGCTGCTCTTCCCCGGGGTACAGGAGATGCCCATTGCTTCAACGATCGTGGCCTTTGTCATTACAAGCCCGCTGCCCATGTGGACAACCATCACGGACGGCGGCTGGAGCTTTTTGCTGGGCGGTGTGCTGCTGTATGCCCTGCGGGGGCATCGCCGCGTACAGCTGACGGCATGGGCCGTGCTCATTTTCCTATGTGATTTTGTGCCGACCTTTGGGATGCTTTGCAGACAGGCGGATTTTGTGTGGACGCAGATGTTCACCGACTACTACGAGTGGTTCGGCGTAGCGGCGGTGCTGCTGATGCTGCTGTACAATGGGCAGCGTGGCAGCGGACATAAGCGGCTGTTCTACTGGTTCTACCCCGCCCATGTGTACCTGCTGTATGGAGCATCCTGCCTTGTTTATAACGTGTTGAGGTGA
- a CDS encoding cation diffusion facilitator family transporter, which translates to MTQFLIRLFIRQPDHAQDPKVRAAYGNLACWVGMACNLLLCLGKLTVGTLFGSIAIMADALNNLSDASSNVVSLVGFKLAAKAPDAEHPFGHARYEYLAGLAVSVTILGIGFSLLKESVVKVLHPTPVMFSWLTVAVLAASILVKLWMSGFNRTIGRIIGSETLIATAADSRNDVLSTGAVLIAAVLCRVTGWDVLDGLMGVGVAAFILISGWGLVMDTLSPLLGESPSEDLVDHIEQKVLSYPGVLGMHDLMVHDYGPGHQFASLHVELPAEQDPLEAHDLIDNIERDFFKNDNLMVTIHYDPIVTSDAAVGVLRARLTEKLRQMDPELSLHDLRIVPGRTHTNVLFDLVLPAGYAGDKVELLTQLEQFIKEQDAAYSCIIKVEQSYTAAHK; encoded by the coding sequence ATGACTCAGTTTTTGATCCGTCTTTTCATTCGTCAGCCCGACCATGCGCAGGACCCTAAGGTGCGCGCCGCCTATGGCAACCTTGCCTGCTGGGTGGGTATGGCGTGCAACCTGCTGCTGTGTCTGGGCAAGCTGACCGTGGGCACCCTGTTCGGCTCCATTGCCATCATGGCAGATGCCCTGAACAACCTGTCGGACGCCTCGTCCAACGTGGTCAGTCTGGTGGGCTTCAAGCTGGCCGCCAAGGCCCCGGACGCAGAGCACCCCTTTGGCCATGCCCGGTATGAATATCTGGCGGGGCTGGCAGTCAGCGTGACCATTCTCGGCATCGGCTTTTCGCTGCTGAAGGAATCGGTGGTCAAGGTGCTGCACCCCACCCCGGTGATGTTCAGCTGGCTCACGGTGGCAGTGCTGGCGGCGTCCATCCTCGTCAAGCTGTGGATGAGCGGCTTCAATCGCACCATCGGGCGCATCATCGGCTCCGAGACCCTCATTGCCACTGCTGCCGACAGCCGCAACGATGTGTTGAGCACCGGCGCGGTGCTCATTGCCGCAGTGCTGTGCCGCGTGACCGGCTGGGATGTGCTGGACGGTCTGATGGGCGTAGGCGTGGCGGCGTTCATCCTGATCTCCGGCTGGGGCCTTGTGATGGATACGCTCAGCCCGCTGCTGGGCGAAAGCCCCAGCGAGGATCTGGTGGACCACATCGAGCAGAAGGTGCTCTCCTATCCCGGCGTGCTGGGAATGCATGACCTGATGGTGCACGACTACGGCCCGGGACACCAGTTCGCCTCCCTGCATGTGGAGCTGCCCGCCGAGCAGGACCCGCTGGAGGCACACGACCTGATCGACAACATCGAACGGGACTTCTTTAAAAACGACAACCTCATGGTGACCATCCACTACGATCCCATCGTCACCTCGGACGCCGCAGTGGGGGTGCTGCGTGCCCGTCTGACCGAAAAGCTGCGTCAGATGGACCCGGAGCTTTCTCTGCACGATCTGCGCATCGTGCCGGGCAGGACCCACACCAACGTGCTGTTCGATCTGGTGCTGCCGGCAGGCTATGCAGGGGATAAGGTAGAACTGCTGACTCAGCTGGAACAGTTCATCAAGGAACAGGATGCAGCCTACAGCTGCATCATCAAGGTGGAGCAGAGCTATACGGCTGCCCACAAATAA
- a CDS encoding type III pantothenate kinase, whose product MILAIDIGNTTVALGGIRDGRVCFVARMDTVRTRTAAEYRAEMDKIFAHRRHPERPMRFEGAVLTSVVPQITGALAECARHYTGRKPVIISPEIHTGLTMGVDEPHAVGKDRLVDAAYAAANFPLPVVTVDLGTATTFNVVDENRVFRGGVICPGLSTGLRALGDRCAQLPQVHLGSPRSAIGTNTEKCMLSGSVMGTAVLIDGMVQRIEEELGCPATLVVTGGLAKYVTPLCRHALTYDPELLMKGLALLYQLNAPQPPRHSAGGGRHYAKQNQHGHAKQRSYSKKRTRREPEALAG is encoded by the coding sequence ATGATCTTAGCCATTGATATAGGCAACACCACCGTCGCCCTTGGGGGCATTCGGGACGGACGTGTATGCTTTGTGGCGCGCATGGACACGGTGCGCACCCGCACGGCTGCAGAATATCGTGCCGAAATGGATAAAATTTTTGCGCATCGCCGCCACCCGGAACGGCCCATGCGGTTTGAGGGCGCTGTGCTCACCAGCGTGGTGCCCCAGATCACGGGGGCGCTGGCAGAGTGCGCCCGTCATTACACCGGCAGGAAGCCGGTCATCATATCACCGGAGATCCACACGGGCCTGACCATGGGGGTGGATGAACCCCATGCCGTGGGTAAGGACAGGTTGGTGGATGCGGCCTACGCGGCAGCAAATTTCCCGCTGCCGGTGGTCACGGTGGACCTTGGCACCGCCACGACCTTTAATGTGGTGGATGAAAACCGGGTATTCCGGGGCGGTGTCATCTGCCCGGGGCTTTCCACCGGGCTGCGGGCACTGGGCGACCGCTGTGCCCAGCTGCCGCAGGTGCATCTGGGCTCGCCCAGAAGTGCCATTGGCACCAACACCGAAAAATGCATGCTGTCCGGTTCCGTGATGGGCACCGCTGTGCTCATCGACGGCATGGTGCAGCGCATAGAGGAAGAGCTGGGCTGCCCGGCGACACTGGTGGTAACAGGAGGGCTGGCAAAATATGTGACGCCGCTGTGCCGCCATGCGCTGACCTACGACCCGGAGCTGCTGATGAAGGGTCTGGCCCTTTTGTACCAGCTCAACGCGCCGCAGCCGCCGCGTCACAGTGCGGGCGGCGGCAGGCATTATGCCAAGCAGAACCAGCACGGCCACGCGAAACAGCGCTCCTACAGCAAAAAGCGCACCCGCCGCGAGCCGGAAGCGCTGGCAGGCTGA
- a CDS encoding pyridoxal phosphate-dependent aminotransferase, translated as MLNETYRAMLGNKSVIRETFMYGKQRAAEIGYENVFDYSLGNPSVPCPKEFTAAMQDLLANEEPVNLHGYCPSQGDPGFRTDVAAHLTKTFGLPYEQKHIFPTTGAAGAIAHAIRAVTRPGDEVLTFAPYFPEYGPYVAGTGAVLKVVPPQAPTFQPNLDAFEQMLTEKVTAVLINTPNNPTGVVYSAGTLTRMAEILTEKSRAFGHNIFLVSDEPYRDIAFDGKKVPYPAAFYPHTLTCFSYSKSLSLPGERLGYVAVRPGCEGEDILVDMMAQISRFTGHNCPPSIIQRAVSRCQDVTSDLSVYETNMNLLYDKLTALGFEVERPGGTFYIFPKALEEDANAFCRKAREFDLLLVPSDSFGVKGYVRLAYCIDTEKVQRSLPALEKLAAAYRK; from the coding sequence ATGCTGAATGAGACCTACCGCGCGATGCTCGGCAATAAGAGCGTCATCCGCGAGACCTTCATGTACGGCAAACAGCGTGCCGCAGAGATCGGATATGAGAATGTGTTCGATTACTCGCTGGGCAACCCCAGCGTGCCCTGCCCGAAGGAGTTCACTGCCGCCATGCAGGACCTGCTGGCCAACGAGGAACCGGTAAACCTGCACGGCTACTGCCCCAGTCAGGGCGACCCGGGCTTCCGCACCGATGTGGCAGCGCACCTGACAAAGACCTTTGGCCTGCCCTATGAGCAGAAGCACATCTTCCCCACCACCGGTGCGGCGGGTGCCATCGCCCATGCCATCCGCGCAGTGACCCGGCCCGGCGATGAGGTGCTGACCTTTGCACCCTACTTTCCGGAGTACGGCCCCTATGTGGCGGGCACCGGGGCGGTGCTCAAGGTGGTGCCGCCGCAGGCACCGACCTTCCAGCCCAATCTGGATGCCTTTGAACAGATGCTCACCGAGAAGGTGACGGCGGTGCTCATCAATACCCCCAACAACCCCACCGGTGTGGTCTACTCTGCCGGGACGCTCACCCGCATGGCAGAGATCCTGACCGAAAAGAGCCGGGCATTCGGCCACAACATCTTCCTTGTCAGCGATGAGCCCTACCGGGATATCGCATTTGACGGCAAAAAGGTGCCTTACCCGGCGGCCTTCTACCCCCACACTCTCACCTGCTTCTCCTATTCCAAGAGCCTGAGCCTGCCCGGCGAGCGCCTTGGTTATGTGGCGGTGCGTCCGGGCTGTGAAGGCGAGGACATCCTTGTGGACATGATGGCCCAGATCTCCCGCTTCACCGGCCACAACTGCCCGCCCAGCATCATCCAGCGGGCCGTAAGCCGCTGTCAGGATGTGACCAGCGATCTGAGCGTGTATGAGACCAACATGAACCTGTTGTACGATAAGCTCACCGCGCTGGGCTTTGAGGTGGAGCGTCCCGGCGGCACCTTCTACATTTTCCCGAAGGCGCTGGAAGAGGACGCCAACGCCTTCTGCAGAAAGGCCCGGGAGTTTGACCTGCTGCTGGTGCCCAGCGACAGCTTTGGCGTCAAGGGCTATGTGCGCCTTGCCTACTGCATCGACACCGAGAAGGTACAGCGCAGCCTGCCGGCCCTTGAAAAGCTGGCGGCGGCCTACCGCAAATAA
- a CDS encoding NADP-dependent isocitrate dehydrogenase, whose amino-acid sequence MEKIKMTTPLVEMDGDEMTRILWKMIKDELILPFVDLKTEYYDLGLPNRDATADKVTMDAALANKKYGVSVKCATITPNAQRMDEYKLHEMWKSPNGTIRAVLDGTVFRAPIMIDSIKPVVKNWKKPITIARHAYGDVYKCTEFRIPGAGKAELVFTGADGSEQRATVFDFEGAGVLQGQYNKDDSIRSFARSCFNYALDVKQDLWFGAKDTISKKYDHTFKDIFQEVYDAEYKAKFEAAGITYFYSLIDDIVARVIRSEGGFVWACKNYDGDVMSDMVSTAFGSLAMMTSVLVSPDGKYEFEAAHGTVTRHYYKYLKGEKTSTNPMATIFAWSGAFKKRGELDGLPELVKFGEALEAASLQTLNDGIMTKDLCGLAEGITPTAVDSEGFIKAIRTRLEAKLA is encoded by the coding sequence ATGGAAAAGATCAAAATGACCACGCCCCTCGTCGAGATGGACGGCGACGAAATGACCCGCATTCTGTGGAAGATGATCAAGGACGAACTGATCCTTCCGTTTGTGGACCTCAAGACCGAATACTATGATCTGGGCCTGCCCAACCGCGACGCTACCGCAGATAAGGTGACCATGGATGCCGCCCTTGCCAACAAGAAGTACGGCGTTTCGGTCAAGTGTGCCACCATCACCCCCAACGCCCAGCGCATGGACGAGTACAAGCTGCACGAAATGTGGAAGAGCCCCAACGGCACCATCCGCGCGGTGCTGGACGGCACCGTGTTCCGTGCACCCATCATGATCGACAGCATCAAGCCGGTGGTCAAAAACTGGAAAAAGCCCATCACCATTGCCCGCCACGCCTACGGCGATGTGTACAAGTGCACCGAGTTCCGCATCCCGGGCGCCGGCAAGGCTGAACTGGTGTTCACCGGTGCCGATGGCTCTGAGCAGCGTGCCACCGTCTTTGATTTTGAGGGCGCAGGCGTTCTGCAGGGCCAGTACAACAAGGACGATTCCATCCGCAGCTTTGCCCGCAGCTGCTTCAACTACGCACTGGATGTGAAGCAGGACCTGTGGTTCGGCGCAAAGGATACCATCTCCAAGAAGTACGACCACACCTTCAAGGATATCTTCCAGGAGGTGTACGATGCCGAGTATAAGGCAAAGTTCGAGGCTGCAGGCATCACCTACTTCTACAGTCTTATCGACGATATCGTTGCCCGCGTCATTCGCAGCGAGGGCGGCTTTGTCTGGGCCTGCAAGAACTACGACGGCGACGTGATGAGCGATATGGTCTCCACCGCCTTTGGCTCTCTGGCTATGATGACCAGCGTGCTGGTCAGCCCGGACGGCAAGTACGAGTTCGAGGCCGCCCACGGCACTGTCACCCGCCATTACTATAAGTATCTGAAGGGCGAAAAGACCTCCACCAATCCCATGGCTACCATCTTTGCATGGTCCGGCGCGTTCAAGAAGCGCGGTGAACTGGACGGCCTGCCGGAGCTGGTGAAGTTTGGCGAAGCACTGGAAGCTGCCAGCCTGCAGACTCTGAACGACGGCATCATGACGAAAGACCTGTGCGGTCTGGCTGAGGGCATCACCCCCACCGCCGTGGACAGCGAGGGCTTTATCAAGGCCATCCGCACCCGTCTGGAAGCCAAGCTGGCATAA
- the coaBC gene encoding bifunctional phosphopantothenoylcysteine decarboxylase/phosphopantothenate--cysteine ligase CoaBC: MDLNGKCVLLGVSGGIAAYKMANVASALRKLGADVEVIMTRNATQFITPLTFETLTGHKCMVDTFDRDFKFEVTHISLAKKADVILVAPATANVIAKMAHGIADDMLTTVVLAAKCPKLVSPAMNTGMLENPITQDNLATLQRYGFTVIPSESGVLACKDVGSGRLPKEDVLLEYILHTIARPKDLAGLRIAVTAGPTQEALDPVRYLTNHSTGKMGYALARAAAMRGADVTLIHGETALQPVRFTTDVPVTTAQQMYEAVTSRFEDTDVLIMAAAVADYRPAAVANDKIKKKDGDMSIPLERTPDILGTIGPRKAHQFLCGFSMETRDLVENSSAKLTRKNLDMVVANNLKVAGAGFGVDTNVVTLITPDGARELPLMSKADVADAILDEILKRKNS; the protein is encoded by the coding sequence ATGGATCTGAACGGAAAATGCGTCCTTCTGGGCGTAAGCGGCGGCATTGCCGCCTATAAAATGGCCAATGTGGCCAGCGCACTGCGCAAGCTGGGAGCCGATGTGGAGGTCATCATGACCCGGAACGCCACCCAGTTCATCACTCCCCTCACCTTTGAAACACTCACCGGCCACAAATGCATGGTGGATACCTTTGACCGCGATTTCAAGTTTGAAGTCACCCACATCTCGCTGGCCAAAAAGGCAGATGTGATCCTTGTAGCACCGGCCACCGCCAACGTCATCGCCAAAATGGCCCACGGCATCGCCGACGACATGCTCACCACCGTGGTGCTGGCGGCAAAGTGCCCCAAGCTGGTCTCTCCGGCCATGAACACCGGCATGCTGGAAAACCCCATCACGCAGGATAACCTTGCCACGCTGCAGCGGTACGGCTTTACGGTGATCCCCTCCGAGAGCGGCGTGCTGGCCTGCAAGGATGTGGGCAGCGGACGTCTGCCCAAGGAGGATGTGCTGCTTGAATACATCCTGCACACCATCGCCCGCCCCAAAGACCTTGCCGGTCTGCGCATTGCCGTCACCGCCGGCCCCACGCAGGAAGCGCTGGACCCGGTGCGGTACCTGACCAATCACTCCACCGGTAAGATGGGCTACGCCCTTGCCCGGGCTGCCGCCATGCGCGGCGCGGATGTCACCCTCATCCACGGCGAGACCGCTCTGCAGCCGGTCCGCTTCACCACCGATGTGCCCGTGACCACCGCCCAGCAGATGTACGAGGCCGTCACCAGCCGCTTTGAGGACACAGATGTTCTCATCATGGCCGCTGCCGTAGCCGACTACCGCCCCGCTGCCGTAGCAAATGACAAGATCAAGAAAAAAGACGGCGACATGTCCATTCCTCTGGAACGCACGCCGGATATTCTGGGCACCATCGGCCCCCGGAAGGCCCACCAGTTCCTGTGTGGTTTTTCCATGGAGACCCGCGACCTTGTGGAAAACTCCTCTGCAAAGCTCACCCGAAAGAATCTGGATATGGTGGTGGCAAATAATCTCAAGGTGGCCGGTGCCGGTTTTGGCGTGGACACCAATGTAGTCACCCTCATCACCCCGGACGGTGCCCGGGAGCTTCCGCTGATGAGCAAGGCGGATGTGGCCGACGCCATTCTGGACGAGATCCTGAAGCGGAAAAACAGCTGA
- a CDS encoding response regulator transcription factor translates to MANILAVDDNLELCKLIRTTLERDGHRVETRQAGGALTEALCRWADCILLDVMMPGEDGFAVCRRIRSLTEVPILFLSARTDEAAVLEGLGIGADDFLSKPFRVAELRARVAAHLRRQSRTPAHRMVRSGVAFDLTARSAAVEGKALPLTRSEYAICEYLALHAGQTFTKEQIYEAVFGIDGTANDTAVTQHIKNIRAKLRAAGVPEPEKLLNTVWGVGYRWKSED, encoded by the coding sequence GTGGCGAATATTCTGGCCGTGGACGACAATCTGGAGCTCTGCAAGCTGATCCGCACCACTCTGGAGCGGGACGGCCACCGGGTAGAAACGCGGCAGGCGGGCGGAGCGCTGACCGAGGCGCTCTGCCGCTGGGCAGACTGCATTCTGCTGGATGTGATGATGCCCGGGGAGGATGGCTTTGCGGTCTGTCGGCGCATCCGCAGCCTGACCGAAGTGCCCATCCTGTTTCTGAGCGCCCGCACCGATGAGGCCGCTGTGCTGGAGGGGCTGGGTATCGGGGCAGATGACTTTTTGTCCAAGCCCTTCCGGGTGGCTGAGCTGAGGGCGCGGGTGGCGGCACATCTGCGGCGGCAGAGCCGCACCCCGGCACACCGGATGGTGCGCAGCGGCGTGGCCTTTGACCTGACCGCCCGGAGCGCGGCGGTAGAGGGGAAGGCGCTGCCCTTGACCCGCTCGGAGTATGCCATCTGCGAGTATCTGGCGCTGCACGCCGGGCAGACCTTTACCAAGGAACAAATTTACGAAGCAGTTTTTGGCATTGACGGCACTGCGAACGACACCGCCGTGACCCAGCACATCAAGAATATCCGGGCAAAGCTGCGGGCGGCGGGCGTGCCGGAGCCGGAAAAGCTGCTTAATACCGTATGGGGCGTGGGGTACCGATGGAAAAGCGAAGACTGA
- the murC gene encoding UDP-N-acetylmuramate--L-alanine ligase: MFMYTDYNQHLLDNVKKIHFIGCGGSGMYPLIQILAAKGYQISGSDVLDGSIIRYEREMGVKVSLGHSADNVIGTDMVVYSAAISKDNVELNAAASYGIPTIERSVLLGYVSRLYKQSICVSGTHGKTTTTSMITTALELAGRDPSAVIGGKLPLINGYGKAGKGDDIVIESCEFAETFLKLTPYLSVVLNIDNDHLDYYGSMGELKFAFKRFALMTKFMIFANADDKNTMDVMYTLDRRVRTFGIQNDGDYQALNVNEYKPGFFEFDLKEWNKVTGHIRLAVPGYHNIYNALAMCAVCRFIGLTVEQCADAALNFKGAGRRFEVYGECNGALVVDDYAHHPTELRATLTTAKEMGYKRLIAVHQPFTYSRTKMLFNDFVDVLKIPDITVLTPIMGSREPNDPSITSAKLAAQIPGSVLVNSLEEAADWVKQNAREGDLVITLGCGDIYKASKMMVAEQP, translated from the coding sequence ATGTTCATGTACACCGATTACAACCAGCACCTGCTGGACAATGTAAAAAAGATCCACTTCATTGGCTGCGGCGGCAGCGGCATGTATCCGCTGATCCAGATCCTTGCGGCCAAGGGCTACCAGATCTCCGGCAGCGATGTGCTGGATGGCAGCATCATCCGCTACGAGCGGGAGATGGGCGTCAAGGTCAGTCTGGGCCACAGTGCAGACAATGTCATCGGCACCGATATGGTGGTTTATTCCGCCGCTATTTCCAAGGATAACGTGGAGCTGAATGCCGCTGCCTCCTACGGCATCCCCACCATCGAGCGCAGCGTGCTGCTGGGCTATGTGAGCCGCCTGTACAAGCAGAGCATCTGCGTCTCCGGCACCCACGGCAAGACCACGACCACTTCCATGATCACCACCGCGCTGGAGCTGGCAGGCCGCGACCCGTCCGCTGTCATCGGCGGCAAGCTGCCCCTCATCAACGGCTACGGCAAGGCCGGCAAGGGCGACGACATCGTGATCGAGTCCTGCGAGTTCGCCGAGACCTTCCTCAAGCTGACCCCCTATCTGTCCGTTGTGCTGAACATCGACAACGACCATCTGGATTACTACGGCAGCATGGGCGAACTGAAGTTCGCCTTCAAGCGCTTTGCCCTGATGACCAAGTTCATGATCTTTGCCAATGCGGACGACAAGAACACCATGGATGTCATGTACACGCTGGACCGCCGCGTGCGCACCTTTGGCATCCAGAACGACGGCGATTATCAGGCATTGAACGTGAACGAATACAAGCCCGGCTTCTTTGAGTTCGACCTGAAGGAGTGGAACAAGGTCACCGGCCATATCCGTCTGGCTGTGCCCGGCTACCACAACATTTACAATGCGCTTGCCATGTGTGCCGTCTGCCGCTTCATCGGTCTGACCGTGGAGCAGTGCGCCGATGCCGCCCTGAACTTTAAGGGTGCCGGCCGCCGCTTTGAGGTCTACGGCGAATGCAACGGTGCGTTGGTCGTGGACGATTATGCCCATCACCCCACCGAGCTGCGCGCCACCCTGACCACGGCCAAGGAAATGGGCTATAAGCGGCTGATCGCCGTCCACCAGCCGTTTACATACAGCCGCACCAAGATGCTGTTCAACGACTTTGTGGATGTGCTCAAGATCCCCGACATCACGGTGCTCACTCCCATCATGGGCAGCCGTGAGCCCAACGACCCCAGCATCACCAGCGCAAAGCTGGCTGCCCAGATCCCCGGCTCTGTTCTGGTGAACAGTCTGGAGGAGGCCGCTGATTGGGTCAAGCAGAACGCCCGGGAGGGCGATCTGGTCATCACCCTCGGCTGCGGCGACATCTACAAGGCCAGCAAGATGATGGTGGCTGAGCAGCCGTAA